The Haladaptatus cibarius D43 genome contains the following window.
TCCTGACCTGACACCGATATCTGAAGTACCGGGATTCGGTAGGGAAACAGCTCGTAACAAAGAGTATGGGGCGAGGGTGGATCTGGCCCAGGATTCAATTTGCTGGTTGGATTCAGATAATTGGGCTCATGATCAGCTTTCACGGCGGGGACACGTCCATACGTCGCTCCGCGACGCCAGAGTCCTCCTCATCGGGGCAGGTGCCCTAGGAAGTACCGTTGCGGAGAGTCTAGTCCGCGACGGGTGTCGTAATTTAACCATCGTCGATGGTGAGAGGCTCGAAATAGGGAATCTATCGAGGCACACTCTGACACTCCCCGATCTGAAAAGGAGTAAGGCAGAAGCACTTGCTGCTCACCTCAACACTATCTCACCCCATGTGAGCGCAGTGGGCCTCTCCGAAGCGTTTCCCATGGACGGATGTCGGGTAGAGACCATCGGGTCGGTAGATATCGCGATTGACTGCACAGCTTCGGACACCGTTCTCCACGCCCTCAATTCGATTCAGTGGGAACAGCCAGTCCTCTTCTGCTCGGCGTCTATGGGCCGACGTGGGGACCGTCTGTTCTACTTTGCCGCCTACTCTTCAAATTTCCCATCCGAGGAATTTCGAGCGCGGTATGAGCTGTGGGGGTTACAAGAGCGAATCGAGTGGCAACCGGGAGAAGACGAAGTTCCCGAGCGCGTGGGCTGCTGGCACCCAGCGTCTGTAATCCGAATGGATCGTGTGATGACGTGGGCAGGTACGATTACGCGTCTCCTCGATCAAGACACGGCGCTAGGTCTCGGCGGAACTGAGTTCAGAGTGTTCGAAACGGGTACCGATAGCTCGCCCACGGTTTCAGAGAGGGAGTCTCCGTTTCGGGCATTAGTACGATGGGCCGCCCCAGATTCAGGCGTCTCGGTTCAAATAACTGCATCGTGCCTCAAGGCAATGGTTGACCTCTGCACTGATGCAGACTCTCTGGAAACGGGTGGCATCTTGGCAGGGACAGCTCTTGACGAATCGACTGCGCTCATTGTTCGTGCGAGAGACCCGCCACGTGATTCCACTCAGAGCCCCACGGCATTTCATCGAGGTACCGAAGGCGTCGACGAGTGGCTACGAGAAGCACGTGACAGCATGGGCATCCACTACCTTGGAGATTGGCACTATCACCCTTCAGAACCTCCGGTTATGAGTAGCCCCGACCGCACAGAGATGGAGACGATAGCCGGCTCAGAGTCGTACAGTTGTCCACACCCAATACTGTTCATCGTCGGAGGCCACGCGTCAGACGAGTTCACCATTCGAGCGTATCTTTTCCACCGGGGTCAGGACTACGAAGAACTTGAGTACGTGGAGACTCGGGAGCGATCGGACAGCCGTTCCGGTGATGTGGAATTGAACATCGTTTTCCCGAATTCACGAGAAGGTGAGGTCGAATGACAAACCCGCAAGGTAAGATGTTCATCAGCTACAAACACTCCCAGCAACCGCTGGCAGAGGGACTAGAGATGGCTTTGCGGGAACACGGAGTCCCCGTCTGGCGCGACGTTCACGAGATAGGGCCAGACCCGTTGGAGCAGCAAATTCGGGAGGACTTGGCGGACCCGAACCTCGCAGGCGGCATCGCCGTCGTAAGTGAAGACGTCTCTGAGTCATCCATCATTCTTGAGGTAGAACTCCCGGCGCTTCGTGAACGGTGTGACGACGAGGACTTCTTCGTCGTTGTCGCTCTGTGTCCGGGGCTAGGGCACACCGAAGCAAAAACGATTCTCGCACAAGCAGACTCGCCTCGTGACTTCTCACATTGGTTCATGGAATCGATAGAGGTCGAATCCAATGGGGAGGAGCCCACTTCCATACTCGATCACGTCGTCGATGCTGTGACGAGCGTCGTTCCGGGAACTCAGCGAACAAACAATCAATCACCGGCATTCGACCAAGTCGTCACTGCTGTACTGGAGCGACGCCTCCAATGTGTTGAGAGTAACCTTTCTGATGACCAACCTATCGACTGTACTCTGGATACGTATCCACACCCCTCGTACGAGCCGCAGTTCGCACTGAACATCGACTGGTCGCCACACTTCGACGGCACCATCCCGAAGAAATCGATTTGGAACGATCGGCTCCTGCCCGCTCTGCGCCAATCAGTAGACTATCTACAAGACCGAGCTCCTGGTCGAGAACTTCGGTTCCGGGGACGAGCACATCTACCGGCTGCGTTCTCTCTGGGACACTGTCTCCAAGAGTCACGTGGAATCGCAGCCGCGTGGTTGCAGGGACAGCAGAGTGATTTCACGCCATGGCGAATAGATACGTCCCACGAAGAGAGTCGTCTACAATGTGATTTCGAGCATTTAGATACGACTGCTTCACACCTTGCTGTGATGGTCAGTATCGTCGACGACGTGCGTCCAGAAGTCGGGAGAGTGAAATCAGAGTTACCTCCGCTCAACGGGATGGTCGAATTCAGGCACGAGCAGAGCGGTGAGAAGAGGCTAACTGCTCCGAAAGCGTCCCATGTCGCACA
Protein-coding sequences here:
- a CDS encoding ThiF family adenylyltransferase, with translation MEEAPIEPPWKAPETWADLESLLEGTAVDLYELRVHIDSVFEGDSLNCLLLGFPIPSEVGGEPELVHWQALKLPDLTPISEVPGFGRETARNKEYGARVDLAQDSICWLDSDNWAHDQLSRRGHVHTSLRDARVLLIGAGALGSTVAESLVRDGCRNLTIVDGERLEIGNLSRHTLTLPDLKRSKAEALAAHLNTISPHVSAVGLSEAFPMDGCRVETIGSVDIAIDCTASDTVLHALNSIQWEQPVLFCSASMGRRGDRLFYFAAYSSNFPSEEFRARYELWGLQERIEWQPGEDEVPERVGCWHPASVIRMDRVMTWAGTITRLLDQDTALGLGGTEFRVFETGTDSSPTVSERESPFRALVRWAAPDSGVSVQITASCLKAMVDLCTDADSLETGGILAGTALDESTALIVRARDPPRDSTQSPTAFHRGTEGVDEWLREARDSMGIHYLGDWHYHPSEPPVMSSPDRTEMETIAGSESYSCPHPILFIVGGHASDEFTIRAYLFHRGQDYEELEYVETRERSDSRSGDVELNIVFPNSREGEVE
- a CDS encoding SAVED domain-containing protein is translated as MTNPQGKMFISYKHSQQPLAEGLEMALREHGVPVWRDVHEIGPDPLEQQIREDLADPNLAGGIAVVSEDVSESSIILEVELPALRERCDDEDFFVVVALCPGLGHTEAKTILAQADSPRDFSHWFMESIEVESNGEEPTSILDHVVDAVTSVVPGTQRTNNQSPAFDQVVTAVLERRLQCVESNLSDDQPIDCTLDTYPHPSYEPQFALNIDWSPHFDGTIPKKSIWNDRLLPALRQSVDYLQDRAPGRELRFRGRAHLPAAFSLGHCLQESRGIAAAWLQGQQSDFTPWRIDTSHEESRLQCDFEHLDTTASHLAVMVSIVDDVRPEVGRVKSELPPLNGMVEFRHEQSGEKRLTAPKASHVAHVFEEQLRDVLNRVSKTSMIHLFMATPVGLAFLLGQKTNTLPPIQTYCLSTTDSGRAYEPVALLK